TTGTTTTTAAAATCCAGGAACTAATTctgtcatttaatattaatttttaactacaatatttttattcaatatagaaTCTTAGACTTCATGTTAATACCGTGTTTTATGACAGTTTGACGGATCTGACGCAGCAGCTGTGATGTGAATAAGCAAGTACCAGCACTACAGCTGCCAGCTTTACTGATATAGGGTCACGTGACTTGGACAATACTAGGGCTGGACACTCCTTCAATGTCAGAGTGtcaatatgttttatatcatatGCAAAATACAGTTGCTTTACAAACATTAAAGGAcctgaataattttatttggaatatgaATTGTTTGGTTGAAAATTCAAACATGTTTTTCACATTCACAAACAGCATCATTCTTGTTTACGACAGTTTAATGGACCGCGCAGTAAAGCCATCAAGTGAATAAACGTAAAATTTCGGGTTTATGGCGTCTAACCTTTACGCTCGAGGTGTCATCCTCGATGCCAGTTTCTGTTTCGTAAACTTTCTACAAGTAATAACTTTTACACATAGTACTGAGATAAAAGTGTATATATGGCAGGTactcatttttgtatattttcaaattgtacATATCAATAATGGAGTTACATAAAATTGTTGAGCTTTGGTcctatttctaaaattgtatggATAAGTTGATCACtatttaagccttattctgcccgtcctcatggctTGGGCAAGAATTTATTAAACAGAAAAGTCCTTTGTACCAATAATAGTTGGAAGGTAACATagaggatttgaacctgtgctatctctaactcaaaccaAAAATCCAATATCATACATCGTTCGTTCATTAATTCTTCAAAAgagcaaaaatgtaaaaatttccaTGTCATCGTTCTAATCACTACAAAATAAGTATAAGAATTTTCATGAGTCTGTAAACTATGAGTGCATACATGAGTAGTTGTTGTAATGTTTTCAGAGTAGAGGAGGGTATGGAAAAACATAAtgtgaattaaaatacaacaagaaTTGGAATTAGTAACACTAAAATCCGTTATACGAACCGAACTTGAGTGCTAGGTTTTACTAACTCTCacgcaataaaaataatgtttactatcaaattaataatgtacaagaAAATCATTTATTGCTAAAACTTTCTAGAAATTGTACACAGAAGATACACTTAATATCCAAATACTATCCTGTTATATTGTACAAGGGATAACGTATCAGAAGTGTAATAAAGGTTAATGAATGAACTGAGGAATATCTGCGCTAAAGCTAATTCTGTTTGTGCACCAATACTGGTAATTTTAATACGCTGCTGCGGCGAATGATGATTGGGAACAAAAAGCATCTGCAGGTTTTATTACGGAACAATAGATCACGTAATGGAGATGTGAATGACAACAGTTGATGTGATGTGGCTGATTGTACATTCATGGTCAGTGTTATTGTGTGCAGTGGGCTCACAGTTGCTGCATTACAACAATGGGTGAACCAGACAATGTGTGGACTCCCACAGGTATCGCGCTTTTGTAACCACTTTACTgaagtttaaatatatagattCAGGTCATGTCAGAGGCTCTACTTTTAATGCTAATCAGCCTATGCTACTATACCaagaaaataaaatgagtaatcttccacatattaaaaacaaatttgcaCTATACGTGCATACAATCTAGTGTATCGTGAAATTAATTCAGTGATTTCATCTGAGGAACTAAGATATGTTCCTCTGCTTTAATTTTGGTACGGTtgggtatcaaaagggtttagGATATCAGATATGAGTTCTTAGAACTACATTTCTTACTTTAGTTGATGTACTTAAAATCAACCAACAGACTTGAAAGACATAGGTAACAGCGTCAGCTAATCAATATAGGTAAGAGAATTCAATGCGCATCACCTCTAGGCCCCTGGACTGTAGTGAGTTTTTGGTTTCGTAATTGCACTTCGTTGTTAAGAAACGTATaatctcctctctctctctctctctctctctctctctctctctctctctctctctctctctttccccCCCTCTTCCCCCCCTCTTTCAAACCTGTATGACTGAAGGAAACGAAAGGCTGATAGAGAAGGTTGAGTCGGGGCCGATTATCCCACCACCGATTACCTTCCTCACAAATTCATCCATCTCTAATCCTGTTAATTTCGCTTCATGAACTTGAGTTACGAAACTGCCTAAGGAATATTCTAACGATTAAAAAGGTGTTCTTATCTAACAAATCATTCTTATGAGGAGATCCAAAAGACTCGTGCTCAGAATAGGCCAAAATTACAAATACGAAAATATGTGAACCCTATAAGCGTATTTTGAATAGTGTTGGACCTATactttttgatttaataaaacctTGAGACAATTATATCTACAACTTATGATAATCTATTGTAGTTCAAGAGTTAAATAATGTTAGTACTGACTGTAGGTGGTGCAATATACTAAGCCAAGAAACCTCACTTTTTCACAGTGTCCAAAACCTGTATGGCTGAAAAGTCTACTCTGCACAGTTAAACCCGGTATGGCTGTCTCATTTGTAATGCAAAAGCAATCAACGACTGCTTAAATAACTCACATCAATCCCGGTTTCGACTGCAATGTATGTTATCTGTGATGTGAAATTGAAAgttttctcatatatatatataaaagcatagtgtaattttacaacattataaatctTTTACATGATGTACTATCTTGGGAGGCCAGCATCTTTATTGTAGCCCCCCAAGTTAATACGAAGATTTCCCAGTGGTGGTCGTATTtcatacaacaacaaataaattcctttctacataatgtaaaataaaatttaagaattactattttgtatatatatatatatatatattatatatatatatttagatatataggtgtatttgtgtgtgtgtgtgtgtgtgtgtgtgtgtgtgtgtgtgtatgtgtgcgcgcgtgtgtgtgtgtgggggggggtgatagcgtaataaatatatttaaaaaattacgcattcaatatctgaaaaatacgtcattaatatttgtatcaaaattcCATCTGCAGACCTTATGGCCATATCATATTATCATGTTTAtaaccaaatcaaatcaaatcatcttttattgcattttttttacaattcaacattgcatcgcaattgtcaagaaaccccttataattatagttataagcaaccccttatacattcacacacacagtcaaacttacatcttcatacattctctcaaacacattctcactgacctcagatcctatgctctcataaatcccagcggctcatcatgaattcatcgacagagtaaaacgctctagacaccagtaggcgtcttagacgagttttaaattgatttttattgttggaattgtttatactttcagggagcctattgatcagtttgacaccaacttcttgaggtagatgttgcgacaacgccagtctgtgatgctgagttcgatagttgtccctgcctcttgtttcatattggtgaacgtccctgccacgaatcagagtacaccttgatctgcagtacgtaaccacctcaaaaatgtagaggcagggcaaagtcataaatccaagctccctaaaatattccctacacgactctctgaaacattgaaaaaatatgaGAGAACTTTAAGTTTTACACACATAAAACAtgtgtttgtattatttgtatgtaaaatattaattaggcTAAATTAAAGGTAGATTTAATCGTGGATTAACAATAAGACGCATATGAAAAACTTACTTAGTGTCctcatttttatcttttctacCAGTGggatgttacaatttattttgtgtaagaTTAGCtttcaatgaaatgaactacaaaccTGCATTTGTACACAGACTCTCAGACTGTAACGCAACGCGTGTTGTACAATACTCCGATTTTGTTGTATTATGTATcgtgtaatataaaatagtaattttatttttaacgttttccaagatattttttatcattctgATTCCAATTTTaggttattcaattaaatatagttCCTTCTGTTATTACTGGAAATTAATTGAGTAATTGAGGTAATGATAAAATTAAGTTCCAAACTAATAACTGCTAAGAATTATTTATTCGTGTACATAAGTGTTTAAAGCTACAATTATTAGAGGTAAAATTTTTGAGAgaacaagtaattttattttattttgtatattttgtactttataagAGAAGAGCATCTACTTACTGCTGCCAGTAAATGTATGATGAGCAATGCTGTTAAGTTGACACAGGTGTCGCTACGAGTATATAGGTGCATTAGTACAATGGTGGGTGATAAAGTACCTAGCCCTCATCACATTGTACGTTTTAAATAACTCCATACTTACAAAACCTTTCCACCAGAAATTATACACACATTATTTTTCTGGTTTAAAGTAATCTCATTTTTTATAGGTTTTGTCCTTCTGTTAccaaaaacattaactttttaaaaaatataaaagcattgtAATCTTTATTGTAGCCTCCCAAGTTAATACGAAGATTTCCCAGTGGTGGTCGTATTTCacacaacaacaaataaattcctttctacataatgtaaaataaaattaaagaattactattttttttacagaGTGCAAATAAAGTCCCGCACGGGATTAATAATTCCCGAAAGATTATAGTTAAAGCAATagaacttggtacatcattactgcacctatacaTTTATACTTATAGTATAAACCATAAGTATCATATAATATACCTTAAGTAACAAAAAGATTTTTGTCATGCAGGGGGATGATCCGAAAGAAtgtataaggaaattttaaatttcgtaaGAGTATAGGTCGATTAGTACATCCAAATAATAGTCTCTATTATTAGATTAAAATGCCATAAATGCCTTTAGAAAATGTTAACTCCTGTTATTGTAAATTTgggaacatttaaaatgtattcccTGTTTAGATGGTGTAACATTCTGTTTTTGgttcaagttgtgaaagttaaacttagtaaataaatactaactttaATCCAGCGTAATGTTTTACAGAATCATCTTTTCGAAGTCAGATCCTTCTGACTCCTTCTTGCGAGGCAttcccctgacatgacaaaagtggtagttatttcaaaaattatatttataagtgcagtaatgatgtaccaagttttattactttatctgtaatcgttcgggaattatgaAGCCCGTGCGAGACTTTTTACAACCAGTATATTGATAGTAATATAAACATATCGCAACTTACAAAATAACTTTCTTCGTGTGACATCGGTGTCTAATCAATTAAAGCTTAATTGAAAAATTGATTAAAGCTGGAACCTAGCACTTCCCGTACATTCAAATCATATTACTtaaaccaatattaattttttacatttaaaattatgattgattCGTAcgtttttcttaatttagatattttgataGTGGAATAAACAGTGTATTTATAAATCTTCAAACACATACaagtcacaataaaatatttaaaaccaggGGCAAGGAATACACAGGATCCAAACAAAGacgttttatatgaataatttttaattctcaaaattatttttttcacaatgTAATGTATTTAGGTTTATCTACTTATTTGGAACTGGGACGTTTTTGAAAAGGTTGTCAATATTTTTTCTATCCTTGCGCTTCCTATAAAAGGAAAACACTTCCAGCAGGATCAGGAAACATAGAAGAAGGACAATAAGGAATCCCAAGACATGCTGGAAATTAATTATTGTGTCATGAGGTGTATTCACACGGGCAACCGTGACGTCAGCAGAACTGGACAGCAAGGGAGTTGAGGTGGTGTCTGGGACAGTTGTAGAGTTAGCGGTCTCATTCCTGTTGTATCCAAAGTATCGACCAAGGTTCACAAACAAGAACCATACGTGATGTTCTCTGTCATGCTCTCCACTTTCTTGGGATTCATAGTctagaaaatatcaaaattgtatttgGTGTATAcacattaaacgttttaaatagcgtctatgtttacaatttttcacATAGAGAATTTCAGTCCATTTAGTTGGACATTAAGCTACCAGTGGTAATCTAAATTCGCACCACTGCATGGCTCAAATATGGATGTTATGTACGGCCTGAAACGGCAGGTAAGCAAGATAACTAAGAACCTGAAACCAATTCAACATGATAACTTAACAACATATGTTTATGCTACACGGTTATGGTACATTGGTTTAATGTATTTTTCGCTAAAACAATGATAACGCAgaaattaaatatcattacatAAGAAAGTGATGAACGCTAATTTTTAAGGGACGACTCTAATATTTGGTGAAGTAAAACTCACGTGTCTTGAAAAGCATTGTAGTGTTGTTTCATATTTCCGAAATACTGCAGCACTTTTAGTACGTTAAGCCTATACAATCGTAATTCAGATCATACTCGAAAATTGTATGCTCTCATCTGCTAAAAGTTCCTATTACATAGTTATGTCTTAACTTATCTGGACATCTTATCTTCTATTTCCACCCTGAACTTTTGTAGTGAATAGAGATTTAATGTACGATCCATACCAGTTGGTGAAGGTGGTGTTTCCGTGGTGGGTGGGTCTACGGGTTCCTTGTGCAGTTCGTTGTGGGACTCCTGTATCGGAGCTCGGCAGAGACAATGGTCCCCCACACAATAGGGCACCCAGGAGGTAACACCGCACCTGCTCCTGCATGACACCGTTGGTTCACCCATGATACACGCCATGTCGTACGGCGGCACTAGACATAATATTAATTAACCCTTAGGAATATGTTTTAGAAGTTCAATTCCATTTACAACCAGGTGATATTTAAATTACGTATGATTTTGCTTCTCCTTAATAAGATATCAGTGTTGATATTTGTTTTGCACCGTAGACATTAGTAAGCCAGACATCGTGTTctcaataattgtaattgttcTCAGGAGCTTTGAACGGGTCGCTTACGAATCCTATGCCTCTTTCAGGTTTGTCATAAGCAAAGTACTCGTAAAGGGATAACTTGATCAATAAGTACAGTTTATTACGAAAGGTTATTGCTGGAGTGAGAGGCTTCCTTGTAAGGTTTAAGATGCTCTAAAAAGATGAAGAGAAAATTCCCATGTCCATTATTATAACCGAAAACGGATGTACTAAaggtaatattttcatattaagcGATGAGGTGTGCCTGTTTACTTAAAGATTGGTGAGATCTGTAGCtctataaatacttaattccTTGCAAAACCCCTATGGTTTTACTGAGCCTATAGGTAGTATCAAAATGAACAATAAACGTTTCCCTGATTATAAATCAAAGTTAACATACTATTTATTGAAATGAGAGAGGGGAGACCCtagtcatttgtatttttatcatatcTTCCTTTTTTATCATAGGTGACATATAATGGAAATTTCCATGTGTTCCGGAGCTTAAAAAGGATGGTCTTGGATTAAATAAGGAATATGAGAACATTAGTCAACTGATCATCACTTAGTATGGAGCTGAAATGAAGGCGTTAACTACATATATTATATCTAATATCTTCACAGTTACTGCATTGCATTGTACTACGTTTTCTACGCCAAAAATCAGTGATTTTTATACAATTCAAgattaccaaattttaaaacctttaacattagttggaaatattttgttttttatttgtctcTTAAGTACCGGTACATTTTGTGCTtgaatttttaaggaatttttaattaaatgttctcTTCATGGAACATCAAGAAAATATGCTAGGTAATTGCCCCAcactaaaaaatcaatattaataaccGAGTTTTCGACTAaagatttaaattcaaaataattagttatta
The Homalodisca vitripennis isolate AUS2020 chromosome 4, UT_GWSS_2.1, whole genome shotgun sequence DNA segment above includes these coding regions:
- the LOC124360836 gene encoding uncharacterized protein LOC124360836, encoding MYLSCVFVAALGVALGDPSVPTSTKVPPYDMACIMGEPTVSCRSRCGVTSWVPYCVGDHCLCRAPIQESHNELHKEPVDPPTTETPPSPTDYESQESGEHDREHHVWFLFVNLGRYFGYNRNETANSTTVPDTTSTPLLSSSADVTVARVNTPHDTIINFQHVLGFLIVLLLCFLILLEVFSFYRKRKDRKNIDNLFKNVPVPNK